In the Neodiprion virginianus isolate iyNeoVirg1 chromosome 2, iyNeoVirg1.1, whole genome shotgun sequence genome, AGTAGAACCTTGAGAAGTAGTCAGCAAACTTGGGGTCGATTGCTGAGATTTTCCCTTAGCCTCTTCTGATTGttgctgaaacatttttagTACATAGTTAAAATTGCGTATTCGATTTTGATGCTTTAATTgtcattttcattccatttgCCACCTAAAATTAGGAATATCTTTTGATTTCACAATCAAAGATTATTTTAACATAGCCGCAGATTTCTTCGTAGTTTCATTTGCTAAGAACTCTAAGAAAGTTTGTCTCCCTAACTAATGTCTTATTCTAATTCGAGTAGCCGCATTTGACTGAAAATTCGGgctaattattaaaaatatttatgaatcCGAAGAacttaaataaataaatttcgtgGCGCTTATATTACACATCTTACTCATGAAAATTTTAGATAAATTGAATCTACACATGTagaagtattattatttagtaaatattcttcaaaatgGTATTCCGAATACACGTAAGGAGTTGTATATTCTAAAACACCTATAAATTCGATCAAGAttaagtaaaatttaaaacattttcaaatcgaaaaatattgtagcCCACTTTTCAATGCGAAATAGCATACCATTTTCTCTTCAAGGGTACGAAAAACTCATAACATATTTACCTGTTGTTGAATATACTGCGCTGGAAGTACAACAATGTTTCCAACGTTAGAATTCGCAGACAAAACAGCCTGACCCGTAGCAAGCTGATTCAAAGCCGACGCAGGTATGGCGACAGCGCTTTTTGACTGCCCACTGACTGCTGCTGTTGCAGGAATCAACAGCCTTTGACTGCTCGTAGACAACGTAGTTTTCGGTACAACAGTTCTCAACGGCTGACTAGTCGTGTTCAACGGTAATACCTGAGTACAGAAATTAAtcagtttcaaaaaaacattAAGCCTACAGAATCATCTTACAGCCtatggtgaaattttttttcgaaatttttagaaattggAATGTgaatttctctcagtttttCAGACAAGTCCCtaagaaattataatatttaatcagGTATAGTCAGAAACTTGTAAACTCAGATTTATCCGAATCCTATGAAAAGTACTGAAAGAATATGAGTTTGTTACAGAAACTCTCTAgagttttttaaaatcacaaagaagttataaaaattctcaGAACTATACAGACATAGACTCTCAAATACTATAAAGACATGGTATATATTGCTGCGAATTATGATAGCCGTGCTTCCCATACCTTGACAATTTGCTGTTGAGTTCCAAGCTTATGCGTCATTCCTACAGTCTGAAGTGTTGTTTGAGACTTTGGTTTCCCCACAGTTACCACGTTGCTCGTCCCAGATGAGGGTGTACTTACCAATCGGACATATTGTACCTGAATATTTTGATAACAGATCGGCATACATAAGTGTTTCGGCAATCGCTGTACAAAAGTACTTCTGTATTTTGTTGTACAAGTACATTTGTGTTTTGtctcgattttatttttttttcctttgtctCTGCGTAgtatttattcatcaattgTATCATCTATATGCACATTGTCTTCTCATGGTACTCAGACCAGTGTTAATTTTGTCACGCAATGGAGTGGAtgtgataaaagaaaatataggGACTTAGCAAAGAATCATGATAATAACGAATTTCTGTGATTCAACCATATGAAAACAAATGTTTTGacaaacaaaattgaaactttttaCATTGACGATAAAAGGATTGAGTTATAGGGTTCGATTACCTGTCGGCCAGGCATTTGTATCTGATGTACTTGATTCGGACCACTGACAATATTTTGGTTGGCGGGTATTCTGATTACTTGACTGTTGCCAAGTAGGGTCCCTGGCTTCAATGAACTCTGCAACAAAAGAAAGAgcgaaaaatatacgaatGAAGGACAGAACAGAATGCACAAGATCATCTGCAAATTACTCCATTGGCCCTCCATTCCTACGGTACTTTTGCTTTCATCCCAATTCATCTCCAAAGTATTGAATAGAGCTTGTCAGAAGTTTCTTGGCCAGTCAGCGTCTCGTGCTTTCCACACATCACCATCATCAGGAGGATATTTTCTACGTTAAAACATGTGACAAActcatttaaatcaatttctaATACGACTATGCGAGTTTTTGTCGCTTAATGTGCCAGCTGAAAATTCACTcaaaagggaaaagaaaagagaaatgtCCAGAAACATCCCGTGCAAAATACAGGTGGCTCCGAAAATCTTTGGCTGCTTAATTCTTATTTCGGATATGGCTTTACCAGTAGCTTGAAtacttgaagaaaatttgtgagttttcaattattgaaatgatatttgagaaaaagaaaaaacgtgtGCAAAAGGCTAGTTTTTTGTTATCATTGTACATTTTGTATCTGTCCACAGAATAATATTTATGCATGTTACttctggaaaaataaaatacttttacAGGTTCCTGTAAAACTAAAAATACCTGTCTTATGATCACTTTTTGTGAATTCTGTGGCATATTTTTTCCAGTGCTGGAGAACGTTGTGGTTTGGGAGTTGGAGACTATTGATGACTTGGCGTGGCTAGTCATTGAAGTAGGGGCTGGTAATATCTTGGCAGGGGGCTTCACAGTCGTAGCTGGGAGAATTGTCATTTTGGAAGGTTGAGTTGAAGTTGATGTGACCAATTTATTCACAATTATACCCTGTACAAACATTTAAACACTTAATACACTAAGTCAAGTTACCTCCGGCAAAAATTATGTGCAGAAAGGTTTAAAAATGTGCACGTATTCCCTTAGAATGTAAATTTCCGAGTTTCCcagtttttctgaaaaatctcTTACAATTTCTAAACATTTCTAGAAGTTTTACAGAAATATCTTACTTCCgaaacagaaaattaatttcagcaCATCTGTGGAAAACCCATGccatttctttgaaaattctgatAACTTTCTGTAATCCTAGTTttaccgaaaatattttttttcagacatgTGATTCAACTGTtcaactgaaaatttcaaatctcacTCAGATGTTCATCATAATTTTCTTCTATGCAATGGCAGTAAGTAATACATAGAAACACGAAATCTTGAACTATGCAAGGTGCTAGTTACTAAATTCGGTTCCGGAATCATATAGGTATTCTTTAGAAATTGGTTCGATCTTTACTTCCTAGTCAACTTTTTAAGAAATAGTCAGAAAACGTAAAGCTTagaatttctcaattttcaacaGAGAATGAAGTTTTCCAGAAATATGAGTAATTCCCAGACCCCATCTACAACATCTGTTGAAGTTATTGAATATTCGTAGAATAAATCGAACGCATATGAGCTACAATAGTCTTACAAATGTTTCTTTTAAGTACCAATACCTGCTGTTTGTGCGGCGACGATGGCAGTATCTGCTGTATCTTCCCGGAGGAGAGAAGTCCCATTTGCTGAGCTTGTGCAAAAGTTATAGTTTTCGTTGGGCTTGCGATGCTCGGACTGGCTCCGCTACTCGTGATAAACTTGATAGTCTGCGGCTGCTGATTGTCATGTTGGGTGTTGGCAAGCAAAACCTGTTGACCTGTCTGGCTCTGATTACCGGTCAGAATCATTTTTGTGTATACCTGTTTATTCCGTTCAAATTACATTAGAAATTTGCAGTAAATGGAAGGCAGATCGATAAGaattcaataaaaaacaattgttACACCAACAAAGCGTAGaatatttctatttcaatttctcattCAGGTGATAAATACCAGTATTCGATAGCACACGATCCATGAAGTAAGACTCACGTTTCTGTTTTGTTGTACAGACTGAGCTGGTCTTTTTATGGCCGACTGAACAGGTTTGACGTTCTGTACATTGCTCAGAGTGATGGTCCCAGATTGGCTAGTTGTCACGATCGGTCTTGAACCTTGTGCCGATCTCAGCTGTACTATGTTGCCGTCTGCAGACTTGGCCGTTATCAGAGTCTGAGCCAGCGATTGTAGCTGACCAGGCGATGCTGTCGATGGGTGagatattttcagtatttggCTTGTGCCTTGGCCACCTGCTGGTGACACAATCATTATTGACTGGCTTTGAGACACTTGTGGCACAGTTGGCTTCAcctgaaaaaaagttttacccaAGTGTAAATAGCAATGTTCAAGTTTAAGGATGATGGGCTTCACGGTCTAAACCAAAGActaggaagagagagaaagacatTTCAATAATCTGTAAAGtcacagaaataataaaatggaaatttaCCTGTATTGCTGACACAGGCACTCTTTGTAGGGTTGGTTTAGTTTGGAATACAATATTTTGACTATTCTGATTAGCTGCTGATGAGTAAGTTATCTGTTCAGGCTGAGCGTTGTCCGATAGATCGGTCATCTCAATGTCAGACGCTGTAGTTGTAGACTCAATGCTTCGATCGAGAAGCATAGTTTCGTCGTCAGTTGTCATTACCTCTTCGGCGTTCATGCATTCAAATTCAGCCTGAATGCTTGCCAATGCCTCAAAGTCGTTGTTCGAGTACTGCTCTGAGCTGTGCGACAAACTTAGAGCGCTGAAATCTCCATCGCTCAACGTTCGTGAATCCAATGCCAGAGGTTCAACAAGGGCTCTTGCCCCTGGGCTTTTATTACTTGCAGCCATACTCTGctcaaaatttattattccttAGCTGAAATTGCCAAATTGGAGATAGATTTATAAGCCAGTTTTGTAAAGCGGTGAGTTTACACACCGAAAGGTATTATCGATTTACAAACATGATCACCTGGCGATTAGAAGTAGACTCATTACTTGCACAATTCATGCTTCAAAAATAGTTGTGCTTTATATACTTGCTGAAGATAAATAAGCAGCAAAGTGTCATAGTTGGAACTTTTTCCAAGGAATTTTATCTCAAATTGGGTAGCTAAAAATTTCATGGGGATAGGAGAAAAGCGAAATGATTGTAGTCACTATGTAGCTGTATAGTTTGTTGACGTTGTTTGTACTATAGTTCAATACTGAGGATAAgcgtgattttaaaaattcaaaaattcaaatagttGTTAATGATTCAGGCGTTTTGGGAGCGATAAACAAGCGAAAGCGTGGAATCGAACGCTAATCGGGGAAGCAATAATGGGCAGGGAttcgaagtttgaaaaatggaacgaacaaatttgaatatcaatgCAAAACGTTTCGAAGCTTGGACGACAGACGGTCGCATTAGCGCCATTTGTTACATCAACGCGCCATTTTAACACAAACAGTATTCGATGTGGATTCAAGACTATTAAAATTAGGTGAATAGTTGAAGATTCTACTTATTCTGTGAGTATAATACGAGAGAATTATTCAACGCACCTGAGATCGAAATATTCACACGAAAGAGGctcaaaattgcgaaaaattgaAGTTAACCTAGAACTCAGTTGTTTGCAGAAAGTTCGTGCTGCGCGCATACGATGGTTCACATTCTGACTGAGCAATGACTCTAATTACTTCAGAACTGAAGTACAGTTTAAAATAAATGCGATTTGAACGTGCTCTAAATTAGTACTGCCGAATGTTCTGAACTCACCTGCGTACTTTTCTGGCATCCCGAATTTGTTCAAAATCACGCGCCCACCATTACTATCCCAAGATGCACCACGCGCTTCTATTCTATATACGAACAGACCCAAAGTCATTAATGGTCGCGCTATACGTGGAAGAAATTCTAACCGTTCACTTGCTGCATCGCTTCTCGGGATACATTTCTGACACTACGCACAGTAATCTCCTATCTCTGTTGCACTATTTGATCGATGGATGGCTCGGTCTCACTCCTAGGgaattttagtttttaaacCAGTGCATGGtgtacaaaattataataacaaacgTGATAGGCACAGAGAGAAACCTATAGGCACAATTGTAGTATAgttgatattatattattatatatttccCAAAATATAGATGTATGTACAAGAAATTACAGGTTTAAGGGGCTGCTCTTATATTTATAGtatatatttccaaatatctaAATCTCAAACACTTATATACTACTGGAGGCATGGTTTCTACGAAATCGAAAttgtaaattcgtagaattattgacatttatttatttctgcgtcaaatgaaaattcgttgCAGTGTTTTTGTTTAGAATTGTGTATAGAATGGACCTGTTAAACCTTTTTTCGCATTTGAAATACGTGGACAACGTTTACAGATATACAGAAGATTAAAAATGTAAGTTGTAATATATACTAcgtgatttaaaaataaaaatgtaatttgtatTTCCGTATCACCGGGCGTAGTAGAGTTATACACGAGGAGGACCACGGGGAGGACTTGAGTTGAAGTCCTCAGCTCTACGATGGGAAGCAGGGCGAGCAACGTGGGAGCAACTcgcaaaaattgtaagaaGGGTCACGTTATTCAGCCGCTACTGACCTCCGTCCCACGCCCCGCAAAGGTAGTCGTTTATAGTGACATCATGGAAAGCATGTTGCGGGACTGGTAGTAGCTCTGTTCGTTTTAATTACACTTTCTACACTTTTTACACTTTCCCTAGAAAAGGGCACCTTCCATTGGCTAAATTCAGGATAAGTGTAAAAAGTGTAGAAAAGTGTAACTAAAACGAACAGAGCTATtgattattagtattattaccatgatttcattttttcttataataaaaatttatttaccattatataattatgaataacaCATACAAAATGTCATATTGCACGCAAGCACTGTTCAAATTATTGAAAGTACATCGAAGTTGACCCCCAGCTCTGCCCGCagttactttatttttcaaaagaatgTACCGGATGTACACCACATTCGCTGAAAATTCCGTAAAATAGAGGCAGCGCTTACCATGATTTCGATAGAGGACAGAGATGTAGAATAACTGTCGATACTGGATCTAATTTCGGAACGCAGGAATGAACTTGTTTCTCATTCTACGTGTTTCACAGCATTCTTCAATTTGGTCGAATTGCAAACGACGTCTACCGTCTTCGTCGCATCTTCAAAACGTCCGTGGtcgttgcaaaaattgaagaacCCGATCGAAAGAGATTGAAACCGGTGCAAAGCCGAATTACCGAAACTTTGGGAGAAAATATGGTCGTGATGATGGCCTCGGTGAGGCAACAGCTGAGTACTTTATCTCATGCCGGAGGTTCTCACAAGGACCAGGCAGAAAGGTACGTTTCTCTGCTCACATGCTGTCTCATGTCGTCTGAATATTAATTCCGCATGGTTTTTCAGATACCGAACGCTATTGGATTTTCTGGTAAAATCTGCGGGCGAGGAGTTGGTTGACATGCTGAAACTCTTTATCGAAGCAAGTATGTGCACATTAATCAATGTATCTATTATTTACAGCTGATTCCTTTTTGTAAATCTATTCGCACACAATCATTACATACTCAAAACATTTATTATGTTGCAAAGAAACTAAtggtgaattatttatattttcagtcgTCAATGAGAACGTAAGTTTGGTTATATCAAGACAAGTTTTGACAGAGGTTAGTAGCCGGTTGCTTGTCTTACCTGATGAAGTTTCAAAGGCTGTTGCTCATTACACCCTTGATAAGGTTTGCTCCTCTTTGTCTCACTATTATGTATTCGCTATTGGGCTTtacgattataaaaaatgtacattATGGCTGGTTTTGTATTGTGTAGACTTGATACAAGCCATCTGAGCAGTTGACCAAACATAATTGGTTTACAGGAGAAATCCCCCtagttttttcaaacttttgtgCTTGATACACATGTGTACTTGTGTACTAGACTGTATAcaagtcgaaaatattgtttgaagTGACGATAAAAAAACATGCTATCCATGTttcagctcttaatattaatatttaaaggTGCCTCATCGCAATGttttatttcccatttaaataacatagGAACATATTTTGTTATctggaattttataactcgttAACGAATTAGTATGTTGATGAGACCAGAACGTAtatttgtaggaaattgaacgctctaaaaaaaaagtctgttATCATTTTGATAAATgtactctttcaaaagttatttaaggtcAAAGGTAAACAAAGGACCTAGATGGGTCAATagaggaaatagaaaatccCGATGAGGCAcctttaaatattaatattaggAACTCAAACTTGGACAGCATCTATTTTTCATgatttcgaacaatattttcgacttgaattttgaaaaaaaaaatgcagattTTTTTGATACAGTTCAATATGTACGTACGTGCTCGATCAGTTATTTGTCCAATGATGtcttgaaaacaaacaaactaaTTTTAATGATCATAGTTTTGTAGCTTGGGACTGGTTAAATTTTGGGCGACATCTGTCAAGCCCTTTTGacttgtttaatttttgtgaTATTTAACTGACTATATCTTTAGAATGTATTAACTGATATTGATTTTAGTCTTAATAGATTCAGTTGCTTCTGGCTTAAAACTGGTTAAATTTTACCAAAACCGGTCAAGCTATTTCTTAGTCATTTGGAAAAAGTCAAATATGCTTATCTTAGATTTTTTTGTTAGAAATTAAGGGCATAGCGCAAACTTACTGAACTTGTGAATTTAGTCGCTTATACATTGTAGCTTATCTAGAATATTGTTTTCGTCAATGCAGGTTCAACCCCGTGTTATATCATTCGAGGAACAGGTTGCCAGTATCAGACAGCATTTGGCTGACATTTATGAACGCAATCAAAATTGGCGAGAGGCGGCAAATGTTCTGGTTGGCATACCGTTAGAAACAGGACAAAAGTAAGATTGCACAGACAATTTCGTTTTCAACTTTAAATATGGcaaattcaacaaatatttGACCAATTTCAGGCAATACACTGTCGACTACAAGCTCGAGACTTACCTCAAAATTGCGCGGCTCTATTTAGAAGATGACGATCCGGTTCAGGCAGAAGCATTCATAAACAGAGCATCACTTTTGCAGGTACTGGtgcaaaacaaattttatgaataatttaataatcaatGTTTGATATTTTAATCCCTTAATTAGAACATGGTGGTAATTTCTGAAGAATCccattataattttaattattaactAAAGACTTCACAGTATATTTCAAACAACTCCAATGGTGTCAAATAAAACCAAGTTTCTGTGATTTAATATAATTgtgttttaaattattctattTCACAGGCGGAGTCAAAAAATGAGCAATTGCAAATTTACTACAAAGTTTGCTATGCTAGGGTGTTGGATTACAGAAGAAAGTTCATCGAAGCTGCTCAGCGGTACAATGAACTGTCATATCGATCGATTATACACGA is a window encoding:
- the LOC124298773 gene encoding protein lin-54 homolog — translated: MAASNKSPGARALVEPLALDSRTLSDGDFSALSLSHSSEQYSNNDFEALASIQAEFECMNAEEVMTTDDETMLLDRSIESTTTASDIEMTDLSDNAQPEQITYSSAANQNSQNIVFQTKPTLQRVPVSAIQVKPTVPQVSQSQSIMIVSPAGGQGTSQILKISHPSTASPGQLQSLAQTLITAKSADGNIVQLRSAQGSRPIVTTSQSGTITLSNVQNVKPVQSAIKRPAQSVQQNRNVYTKMILTGNQSQTGQQVLLANTQHDNQQPQTIKFITSSGASPSIASPTKTITFAQAQQMGLLSSGKIQQILPSSPHKQQGIIVNKLVTSTSTQPSKMTILPATTVKPPAKILPAPTSMTSHAKSSIVSNSQTTTFSSTGKNMPQNSQKVIIRQSSLKPGTLLGNSQVIRIPANQNIVSGPNQVHQIQMPGRQVQYVRLVSTPSSGTSNVVTVGKPKSQTTLQTVGMTHKLGTQQQIVKVLPLNTTSQPLRTVVPKTTLSTSSQRLLIPATAAVSGQSKSAVAIPASALNQLATGQAVLSANSNVGNIVVLPAQYIQQQQQSEEAKGKSQQSTPSLLTTSQGSTGNLSIGSLSEGKSSQRSSSSLEPNGIRPRKPCNCTKSQCLKLYCDCFANGEFCHMCNCNNCSNNLENEEERQRAIKSCLERNPNAFRPKIGKGRETGDDIRRHNKGCNCKRSGCLKNYCECYEAKIPCSANCKCMGCRNVEEPNLEKKSLKDLAEAAEVRTAQLTLSKTKLQQLSDMAFRPPAMSNTGARQPFNFLTDKVVEITCQCLMAQAEEAERSMLDDETSQRLIIEEFGRCLKEIIESAHKAETT
- the LOC124298777 gene encoding COP9 signalosome complex subunit 4; the encoded protein is MVVMMASVRQQLSTLSHAGGSHKDQAERYRTLLDFLVKSAGEELVDMLKLFIEAIVNENVSLVISRQVLTEVSSRLLVLPDEVSKAVAHYTLDKVQPRVISFEEQVASIRQHLADIYERNQNWREAANVLVGIPLETGQKQYTVDYKLETYLKIARLYLEDDDPVQAEAFINRASLLQAESKNEQLQIYYKVCYARVLDYRRKFIEAAQRYNELSYRSIIHEDERMTALRNALICTVLASAGQQRSRMLATLFKDERCQQLPAYSILEKMYLDRIIRRTELQGFEALLQPHQKACTTDGLGSTILDRAVIEHNLLSASKLYNNITFEELGALLEIPPTNAEKIASQMITESRMNGYIDQIDSIVHFENREILPTWDKQIQSLCYQVNQIIEKIAQTEPEWIAKATEDQMVH